Genomic segment of Benincasa hispida cultivar B227 chromosome 1, ASM972705v1, whole genome shotgun sequence:
TTTTTAGTCCCTGCCTTCAGTCCTTGCCAAGGAAGGCTGagaaaaatattgatgaacTCGGGTCAAAATCCGATGTGTCAAAGAGATACAATTAGCAAAAGCAAGAATTAAGTAATATGTGCAACCTTCCCCTAAGAAAATACATTAGCACGTAGCCCAGTGATTCCAAATCGTCCCTCCTGCTTTGCTCTGCAGTCAAATCACAGTTTTATATAAAGGGAATCTGGCTGgcagtaaaataataataataagagtaataatggagaaaaaaaaaaaaagttgaatgaCAAAATATTTACTTACCAACTCCAAGATGAGTATTGACACTTGCATAGCGAGCTGTTCCCGTGAGATTCTTATTTTCCCTGTCACAGAAGCAAGTGAGAGATCTCACCAAGGTTAACTTAGCAAAATAAGCATGAAGATCAGCTCAAAACTTCACCACAATATATGaggaaaaaatatatcataGATGCAAAATTATATCAAAAGAGGAGCATTCAGATCCTAGTCAAGAATGTTTTAAGAAATACTATACAGACGTTAGCATGGACTATGGAGCAGTTTAATTTTTCGAAAGATAGAATAAGGTTATAAGGCATCTAGGAATTGATAACAATTTGTGGATATATGCCACCtatattcaacatttttttagatAAGAGTCCACCTAGGCACCTACATTCATCATTGTATATTATAACAAAGAGAGGTTAGCATGAAGCAGTTTAATTGTTTGAAAGATAGAATAAGGTTATAACTTATAAGCTAAGAAGCACAAATACAAATACAAGACATGGATATGCACGATATGGACATGACGCCAcgctatattttaaaaatctaggACACAACACAACATGGACACgcttattaaaatatatattttaaaaaatatgtatcaTATTTAtaccaaaagaaaattcaaagttaatgggttGATGCATTTATATGCTTAAAAAACTTAGCTTGATGTATTTCAAGCCCAAAAGTTATCATTATTGTCATATATGTGTCTTTTTAGTCTACTCAACAAGTGTTCTATGCATGTATAACATATTTGTTGCACTAATGAGTATTTGATACGTGTCCAACAATTGTCGGAGTGTCCAAGTATCCAACACGTGTCCGACACGGACAGGCTTGCCAAACTAAAGTGTCCATGCTTCTTAGCTTATAAGGCATCTCCAAACTGACAAACAATTTGCCGAAACATGCCACCTACTTTACTGTTCTAAGCTTGGTACGTTTGGTGGACTGTAAACTGAAGCTTCAAGGCTCAATACAGTAGCTAAAGTGTTAGGAAATAGATGATAAGTTACCTGTATGGTATATGCTTGTGTGTCTGAAGATCTCTATACTTCTTAGCAAGACCATAGTCAATGATGTACACCTGTTCACAAAAGCATGGTGGTTTAATTTATTGAGTATAAGCTAAAGAAAACTTTCCAATAAGCAACCCCCTTCCCCTATAAAAATCATGtaattcattcttttctttaacTTATAAAAATAAGTTCAGGAACGTATGAAGTTTTTTATGACAATAGAAAGACATTCTAGTACACAAGAACTTAAATTGAGAAAGTTTTGTTTCATTCTTGTTTGAGTAAAATAGCAATGAGATTCCCTGCATTATGACCTTGAAGCAGAAACTACTAACTTCAGGTGGGATCCAAAACTAGCATCAGCCACTGACACGAAGCAAACTTAAGTGCCAACAAACAGTAAAGTACTATTAAGAAAAGAGATTTTGATTGACATCATTAACATTCTTAAATATTGAAATTCCCACCAATTCTCACAAGTTTTGGCATATATTTTGTTGAGTGGACCACAGTTTTTTCCCTTAGAAATGCATAGCAATGTAGggaacaaaaaaagaaaaaaactatagaAATGTATAGTAAAGTTCAAAATGCTGTTCAATGCATTATACCTGATTAGCCTTTCTCCCCAAACCCATTAGAAAATTGTCTGGCTTTATGTCACGATGAAGGAAACCCCGTGAATGCATATATTCAACTCTATTTATCTACAGGCGAGAGATAAAAGAATAAGAACGGCAAAAATAATCAGTAAGATGTTACTCAAAAGGATTGGGAAACTAACCAACTGATCTGCAAGCATCAACACTGACTTCAAGGACAATTTCCGATTGCAGTAGTTGAACAAGTCTTCTAGGCTTGGCCCAAGGAGATCAATAACCATGACATTGTAATCACCCTCAACTCCAAACCATTTGAGATGGGGGATACCggctacatatatattatacaaagTATATTAGGAAAATAACCTACATCAACTGGACATAATTCTAAGAGAGTACTATTAACATCACTCGGCATAAATGAACTATAAAGAAAACCTACTTCCTCCTTGAAGAAGCATGTATAGTTTTGACTCATAGTGAAGCTGAGGGTGCTTGGTTTTTGCAGATTCCTGAGGAAACAAAAATCTCATCAATGAATCGCCAAAATCTATAACTTTATCAATGTAGCACATTAATCAAATGGTGGATACAATTATCATGTATCACAATGAACGACTTAAGTATCAGACCAGAGTAAATATAAAGCATAAGAATTCAGAAAGCCAGCAAGATTTTAAtgtcttttttttcccctattCCCCACTCTTGAGTCCTTGACAATGAGAGGTAAGATTAATATGTGCgtgtgtgtatgtatatgtatgtgtgtgtgtgtatatatatatatatatataacatctAAATAGAAATGtcaaaaagagaagaaattaaATAAGCAACCAAAAATAATGGCTTTCATCCTTATCTTAAATTCTGGAGACAAAACACTCGAGATGCTAATATGTGATTACAGACATTTCCAGCCATATTGCCCAACTTGGTGTCACAACAAAagtttttaagtaaaaaaatcaaaatcaaaatcaaaactcgAGATATTAGAGGACGATCTTTGtcaaaaggaaaattttcaattataatcTTGATCgcaaaattccaacatttgttaGATTGCGACATCAGCACAAAGGAGAGAAACAAAATCTCCAAATTTCCAAGTAAATAGAAATGGAAACACAATTGAATGATCCACGTACCAGCTTCACAGCCACTTCCTCTCCAGTTTGTACATTTGTACCTGTATGAACCAAAACAAAACACCATCAATGTCCGCCATGTTCCTCATACAAGCACGTGAATCGAAAGACCAAacgaataattaaaaaagaaccaaaaaaaaaaaaaaaaaagacgaagaagaagaagaagaaaagcacgAACTACATACCCAAATAAAGTTCCCCAAATGATCCGCTGCCGATCTTCCTTCCAAGCTTAAATTTCCCACCTATAATATGCTCCATGACCTAATTTACTAATCCACCAAGCTCGCACTTTATATATCAATCGACTCAAAATTTAGTCCACCATACAAAAAAGGGCACAAAAATGCTTCCCCGTCGGACAATTCCGTTCCCAATCCAGGTGCAGCGTCGATTCTTACAAGGattcaaatcatcaaatactGACTCTGATCCACACGTTCCAGGGCGATAATGGGAATGGTCGCAAATTCCATTAAAGCCAGAAATCACGCAATCAAAAGCTCAGAATATACATTCCCTGCACATAGAAATGAAAGTTAAAATGTGGGAAGGGAATGAAAACGCATGTAATGAGGGAAGATAAAAGAAATGCAATTACATCTGGGAAAAGGGATTGGAGATCAAAAGGAGATGGAAGTAGAGAAATTGATAAGAACAAGAATGGGAAAGATTATAACGCCAATGCGAGGGAGGGGGGaagaagaaacagaaaagaaaaacaaggttCAGAAAATATACTGAGATGAGATCTTCGGATCTGAGTTTTGGAGAAGGATGAAGTTTCTTCGGGAATTAGAGGAGAATATTTGGTGGATTTTGACGGAGTGAAGAAAAGGAAGCgagaaaatgaaggaaaatggATGAGAAACAAAACTTGGATGATTGGGGGAAGGGGAAGACAAGCCGAGCtgatattgtttttctttttttaattatgagccaaataaaatctttttttttttttttttcttttttaaagtaaTTTTCATAATtcgttttttaatttaatttaaaaatattgtctTGTTTTGTTATAATTTAAGAAGCGCAATCCGGTGTAGATGCACCTATGATTGTACCCTAGACTCGCCTACCATCGGTTCAGAAGAACCCACGTGTCGGCATGATCTTTGGCTAAATCAAAAAAATTACACGTGTGTAAAGaaagatttttccttttttttaacttGTAAGCTAGATTAATACGCGTGTAAATATTCATTTTTGggattgcttttttttttttttctctcttccataggtttttatttattgatttatttatttgccTATTTTGATCGCTAACCCCGTTCAGAGATGATAGATTGATGAGCGATCAGTCTTGTTGTCCCATAAAACAACCAAAggaagggggaaaaaaagataattttgtttttttttataataaaaatagaaaatgaatttttaaaagtaatgaacttttttcttcttttgaaatGAGGTACTTCAATTTATTTGAAGAGAAATAAGGTActtttatttcaataatagatgagtttttttttcaaaacttttaatttaatctaattataccTCAAATTAAAGTAAGTATTGTAACCTTAATTTTAAACTTGAAAAGGTGATATaatttttactatatgataagtttttttattaaaaatttgtgAGAAAATATATTCTCATATACTTCTAACGAATCATGTATCATtgatataattacatgaaaAAAGACACTAGAGCTAATTATTTGGTAAAATTTGTGAATTATTACTACGAGGATTAGTTTGTACTTTAATCAACCTTAAATCATGCAAAACAtgattattattgaaattagtgagtattatttttttaattaaaattagttgatGAGCatgcataaattaaatatagtatataaaaatgtaacatttaaCTAAATCCATGGTCTAATTTGAgtttataatgaaaattaaaataatggataaaaattaaaaattggccAATTTGGCCTATTTACTTTTGGTTCAATCTACACTTTAAATTTATTGCCTATTATGTTTCtttaagaagaaagaaaaaaaccttCAAAAACTGTCCccaattaaacttatttttttaaaaaaaataggaaagtAACATTGTTGGATTATTAAAAGCAGCAATTGATCACATTACAATATCTTccttgttatatatatatatatattaatttgtaacaaagaaaaaaagaacaaatgaATGCATATATACGTTAATTGGACATTGAAAATTTCGTTGAAAAGAACATTTTTGTCCTTTTAAACGTAAATAGCAATGAGTAGCTCAGATGTTGTGCACTACGTTGTTAGAGCAccaataaataatttgtaaggtttttgaaaatgaaatgatcATTAATATTGAACAACAAACATATAAtgatataaaaatgaaatgtcATAGAAAATATGAATTTGTTGTAATTGAGAGGAAAGTGGTTGGTTGAAAGGAAAGTATATgcttattatattttaaaggaATCTATGAAAGAATCAATTCACCATCTTAACAAATCGCTTGGACTAGTGTTGGTTTAATAATTATTAGATAAGAGATCATTATACTGATGGGAataattcaatttgaataattacCAGATGATcggattattttttattttttattttttaaaaatgtctttttgacttagatttttattttctttctttaaaaaaagataaaataaaatgaaaatttggagtGAGATCATATAAAACTTGTTAAAGttaagtgaattaattttagactttTCATTATGATTACCTTTGATaatcatatatgtatatatatatttgattctTAAACATGTGCAGATTTCTTTAAATCTTTGTTCTACAAAATGGACAATTGGAATAAATGCATAAACAATTCTCAAATGAACTGAAATCATTCATTTACAAAACTTTAGaagtttaattgatacaattaaatgAACTTTACCCAAACGAAATGTAATGGAGTCATTtgatacatataaaaaaaagttcaaaatttaaattgatacaatgatTAGTTCAAGAATTCAATTGATACAACCTCCTAAATTTAGGaacataaattgatatttttcctatttttttaaaaaaatatattaaaaagtgaataaataaaagaaaaagtttgCATATACAGAATTGATTTCTTGGTTCGTAGTACAAGAATTAAATCTATGAGCCAAACACCAAAACTTGACTTCTTCGTAGATATTATAAAATCTTTGAAATtaagagcaaaaaaaaaaaaaaaagttggaaacGAAGTGATGATGGTGGAGTCAAAGACAGCAAGTGATAGTTAAGGGACCAGAGAGGGTTGGTCCCTCCCTCACAGCAAGAATCCAAAGAAATGGACATAAACCTATCAAAACATTTTTGACAAACAAAAAAAGCATTCTCAATTTTCAGTATACAATGTTGAATTGTAAGAGAACAAAATGCCAAAATGGAAAGCTTTTATCAATCATAGAGGAAGATGAAAGTGGAGCTTGCTTTAAGCACACACTTCCTAAATCACTCTCCAACTTAAAGATTTACCTAAACTTACAATATAATTGTTTATATGTTCgaatctttaaaataaaattaataccAAAGTCAAACACATGAAAAATGACTATTGAAAACATATTAAATCATTCAATTCATCGTAATCTATCAAAATTCATTGACAGTCATTCAACCACCTACAAgataaggggaaaaaaatttaaatggttAAACTAACACTAATATAGTATTCATTTGAACATAGTCCAACTCTCAAATCCGATCCTGAAAACAAATATGAGATCAAAGTTAACTACATAATTGTGCTAAAAATGAGTACATTAACGGGCCGTGAATGGTTATTTCTATGTTTAATTGTCAATTTGAGCCCAACTCCAATAATAATGCACCAATTACCACTAGAAAGGTTAATAGTTTCATCCCTCACTCTAGcaattattgaaatttttaaaaagaaaatgttacTAAGTAGTAGGTcatgtaagttttttttttttttttttttttttttttttttttttttttttttNAATCAAGTTTATGGTCTAATCCGTATAAGAATTAGAGTTGAAAttcttttataataaaaagtttgaaatatcctttgattcaaaaaaataatattatgatTGACATGAAATTCTTTTCTAgtaaaaagtttgaaatatgCTACAATTCACAAAGATAATATCAGGAGTTAACAGATGTCTATTGAATGTCATACATCATCGAGTATGGGTTCATACCTTGTCAAAACTGAGTTGATGAAGTCCTAGGTTAATGATAGCATGTGATAAAATATATTGGTCCAATGATGGGTAGCTATGCCGTCAAAATTTGCTCAAGTATGTGGTTCACAGTCTTGAGTTAAGTAGTGGATTCAACAGTCCCAAAACATTCTAGCAATTTGCATGGTCAGTATAGAAACTCCCCTCCTTTAAACTTTATCTGTTGCAtgacaaaatttcattttactaTATGTTTCCTTGGGATATTTTAGGGAATATTCTCAGCCAATTCGATAATGATAAAACTAGGATGGGTAAACCTGTTTTAGCTCAATTTAATTGGTCAAAATCTTGGGTAAAGTGCCAAAATTAGGATTGAATTAGATGCTCTTCCACTTCAAATGAATTGAAAAATAAGTAAACTATTGCGAGCCAACAAGTTTCTGTTAGCAATTAGGCTAGAGTTATTGCAATTTCCTGATATGATAAATATGAATAGCTTCAAAGAAATCTGAAAGCGTACCTTTGTCAGACTGAGAGCATGTGTGCTTGCATTTTCCAGAACATGAACCGTAGCTTTCGTTAGTGAAGGGGACAAACAAAACGTTGATACCAGTTGGACATTTAATGATAGTATTGAATTGGCACAGACCAATGCTGGACCCACATGTCCTCTTATTAACCTTTCACTTGAATCTGCTTTCCATTTTGGTAGATTCACACCAGAGAACTGATGGGCAATAGTCTGGGATTAGGAGAGGCACATCTTGCCAAACCAAAATCTTCCTGGAAGTCAACTAGGAGGCAGTTCCATGAGCAAGTACTTGACGGTCCTCCTTTCATTTAGCACCATGCCGAACATGGAAAATTCTCATTATCAGGGACCAAATAAACAAGACAGCCCACTCGTATTAATTAGCACAGGACGTATCACATAATTTCATTGCGGTCCTGTTACAAGTAATCTCAGTAGGTACACATTAATTCCTGAAATTGTGAAACCGACTGAGAATAATCACCGACTGACTGGGACAAAATCCAGCATCCATAGCTATCAAATTAAGTTCATGGTCTTGTAGGgggggaaaaaaacaaaacaaagcaGAATTTATATATCTGAAAATGGAAGCGTTCTTCCAGACTATGACTGAGATGGATCTTTCCTTGAAAAAACGAATGAGAATAATAGGGTACAGTAGGTGGTCTTGCAGATTAGATGGAAACTAATTCATAATGAGACGGAAGCATTACAAGATAAAATAGATCACACTTCCCATTGGTCACTTCGTAACAGAGTTAGCTAACAAAAGGAAAAGTTCATTAACCCCACACAAAGATCCAGAGTGTAACAATCTCTGATTACGACCTAACAAGATCTCAAATCTCAATCATCTTCCCTTTCTGGAGGAAGGCCGCAAGGTAATAGCATTTTCtgcaaaaagaacaaaaaaacaaaaaaaacgaATGTTAAAAATTACCTTTCTTTATCTAATTAAGCTGTAAATTAAATCCAGGAGGAACTATGAGGAAATTTTCCATCACTCATTATGAAAGAAGTTTAGTTACATGATGGGCACAACCCCACATTTCAAAAGTGGTAGGACCAATATATTCTTGACACTTCACGTTGTGAAGAATGAAATTACTTGGCCTACTGTTCGAGTGAAGATGAAAAGCCACActgaaaactaaaaattgaaagGAACAATTCACGTAATAATCAAATTACTAGGGCATGAAAATCAGAAAGTTGTTTTATATGGTTGGAGGAcaagcaaaagtaataatgaaCGTATGCAGAAACCTCAGCAATGGTTGGctcaaaacaagaaaagaagagaaaaattgCCCATTGACAATAACCATCTTTTATCTTTATTCCTCTCATTCTTTTCCAATTCTCACCTTTTTTTTGTGGGGTTNNNNNNNNNNAACATCATCACCTaccgaaaaaaaaaatactatatttaaaaatattttctataattttatcCTTAAAAACACATCCAAATAAAAGCAAAAAGAAAAGGCAATGTATCAACCTGCATAAAATTGTAGTGTTCCCTTCCAATGGATTCATTTTCTGCTATAGCGAAGTAAGCTAGAATGGGGTAATGTCCAACATATGATGCGTAGCTATCACGCTGAATGTTCACGGCCCATTCACTGTACACACAGAGATGTGAACTgaggtttacaaactactatGCAAAGCAATATAAGATGAAGGCTTTAAAGGAATAAGGAAACTAACAATCTATTTAAGTCGGCATGCCCAGTTCCCACATATTTAGCCTGCAGGTGCTCAAGCTGGGAATTGATGTTAAATCTATCACTGGCCTGTATTGTATAACCAAAACCAATATTAGCGCCCACTGAGACAACCTCAAGCAAAGACAGGAAGCCATGATCAGATCATAGATTTAAAAAATGGATTACTGATACAGAGATTATCACTAGTGTTCTAAAAAGCCCATCCGTGCGCATGGCTAGGCCTAGGCACAAGTCAGCTGCCTTGCCTTGCACACAAAATAAGACGCCCGCCTTATGTGAAGCCCTAAAGCCCAAAGCCTCGGACCTTGGGactttttcattattttgtaaatattaataataattaaggtTTTTCTATTTATTAGCTAAAAATGAAATTTCCTGAGCCTAAATGTAAAATTACTTGtgtttagttttttcttttcttttctttttcatattccCAGTTTGACTATGCTCAAGTGAGCTTAACTCAACGGTTATTAGTATCATCTTCCTCCTAGAGGAGAGAGTTTTGATCTCCCACTCCCACAGTTATCTTATCACCGCATATGACACTAAAAATCATCTGAATAAAATGAGGAAAATAACTTAAATAAACTAAGGACTCAAAATGGTATCCTTTACTAGGAATCAAAGGATTTTTAGAGGCATGTATGTAATTCCCGTTCTTGGTTGTTCATTTCATGCAGAGCTGATTTTCATGATTGCACCAGAGTAAAATAACTCGGATTCATTTGCCAACTAAAAAGGTAAATAAACTTAAACGCTAACCAAATCTACGAATAAACGCTAAAGGGAATTACCCAAATTCCTAACCTTCCACGATATCAGAAGTATCAAAATTCAGAACGAAGAAAGACCTCCTATCAACTAAATGGAATGATCGAATGAACGTATgaacaaatgtataaattaGCTTCTTCAGAAGTGAAATTGCAATGAATTTTAGGGTTTTGGAATTACAGCTAAAATGAAtttaaggaaaagaaaaacagatAGAAATTGGCAATACAGGAATAGAGAACATAGAAATCAAAAGATTTATGTTCGAAGAGCGCACCTGCATGTTCGATTTGGGGAAGATCCGATAGTAGCAGAGAAACAACGCGAGGTTAAGTTCTGGCCTCTGGCGCGATCCAATTCTTAAATTCCCTACGGAACGGATAAGTTCTTCATGTGACACCGTCAAAATTCTACGTTTTTTATTTAACCATTATTAAATATTAAGCTATCTTAAGAAAGGTATTcctttattaaaaacaaaattattataaatattacaaaagAGTTGTATTTTAGATGTCATTCTTAATGTCCAAAGACCAAGTATTctccatatatatatttcaagatTACACAATATTAATGTTTATGTAATCCAAGATACACATTAGAGTGAGTAATCTAAAAAGATAGACAAAGCGGAgaaattggagaaattttcataattttacttttgttatttatttattttatatattattattatatttatttattattatattattctttctttctatCAGTGTTCTCATTGTACATCATTGTGCTCATCAATTTTACAACACGTTATTAGCACAAGCTTCTTGTCCTAAAGGTAtatcatttttttcccttttcattaTAATCAATACATTAAATGTTGTTTTGCATATATAAATATAGCTTTTTATGATACTGTTGCCATGAaaaaccttacaaaattaggGTTCACAacccttgacattaatgacaataattattgtCATGGATGCTCAATGTCGAAattcacctggatgctatgaacattggggaaacaattaaagaaggaaatacgacatccatACAGAACAAAGCAAAAGCTACGATTTTCCTTCCTCTTCATCTCCAgtagggattgaaaatggagtatcttaccaTAAAAGATCtttgtatcttgtgaaaaattttaaaagagaggtatgatcataaaaaaaaacagttattcttcttAAAGCTTGTTATGAGTGGATGAATTTGAGGCTActagattttaaatcagtaagtgattacaattccacattatttaaaatcagttcgaaaTTCTTGTGAAGCGAAAAGAAAATTGTCGATGTTGATatattagagaagacattttctacatttcatgtctcgaatatgctcccacaacagcaatatcgagagaagtgttttaaacaatattttaaactaatttcatgtcttctcatggtcgaacaaaataacgagttattgataaaaaatcatgaatctcgaccaatcgAAACGACATCATTCATTGAAGTGAATGATGTGAATTTTATAATAATCTTGTCAAGGTTGAGATTGTGACCgcggtagaggaagaaataatttttctttttgtggtAGACATTataatcatccaaatttcaagAGAACCACATGAATTGatgatcataaaagaaaagttCCATAAGATAAGAATTTGAAaggtgatgaataaaaatacttttgatgTGGTAtaactgggcattggtcacgtattTATCGTACATcgaaacacttagttgacctgtATCAAGcttccctgaaggaaaaagagaaaaatgtggaagaaaattttgcatactaggataatgatatatttaatcgtctcatatgacaaatttggatgtgacggacttctttgaatcttttgaagagaagatcagcacagttgatggaacattaagtatttatttgactttgaaaatagctagacttaatgttgttgtttttcttatccatcttcatgttttttttctctcagtAAATGTTAACTTTCGTATATTCCAaacgttgtttttcttttgatgAAAAAtcctggatcattttcatatattgggtgattaaaaaatgagcaaaaaagATCTATGTCCGACAATTGttacacacacaatacttacaagtaaaaaatacttttccaaattgacaatgttggaagcaaaagtaaatacaatatcaagttctgcaaacttgattgaagaatttggaaaagcaaatattatttacctactgaaacaaaatttacaattgacaatgcattgttctctagtcaaccaaagagaaatctactaagttttaaagatatacatcTTATGCCGGATTGGGAACCTGATGGCCCCAGCATTCCCTGTGAAAGTTGTCTCCATAAACCAACCGGGTCCTTTCAACATGCTTTGTCGCATATaagattgctccaagctaagcacgcttaactttggaattcttatgattgagccaccgaaaaggaaggtgcaccttgttggtataggtagtaactttcaattcttttaagcctttcttaaccatacttttatGTCCTCAAGATCCCTCTCATTCAAATGTGATAtcagttcattcatgtacccttCTTGAACTTAGGTCGTTacactgatagtaagaataatgtggaatatctatatattatctttACTGTTGTTTGAACCCTTTATGGTATCGTTTAACTCCCAAAAAGAGCCAAatatcaaaagaaactttataaaattgaactactcctatcactacaaaAATGTAGCAACAATGGTAAGACCGAGTCGATTAGTAGGAAATGAGGGGTTTGGATGTGAAAGGAGATAAATGtgcaagaaattaaaataaaagcgGGTAAATGTAAACTAAGGATAGGAATTATCTAGTTCCAGAGCAAGAGAGATCCTATGTAATTTCAATCATTGAAATCCGTTAATTGGACATGGAATCGATTTATGCGATCATAACACTCACTTGACACGACCAAGCTAGCCTCTACAAAGGCGGACAACTAGCTAAGAACAAACCAAGAAAGCGTCC
This window contains:
- the LOC120070309 gene encoding uncharacterized protein At4g14342-like; this encodes MQASDRFNINSQLEHLQAKYVGTGHADLNRFEWAVNIQRDSYASYVGHYPILAYFAIAENESIGREHYNFMQKMLLPCGLPPEREDD